TCTATCTTGAACGTGGGGTAGAAGTGGGTGAGCTCAAACGTGGCCTTTAAGAGCTCTTGTATCTTGCTAGGTCCCATTACGTACAGCTTATCGTTCCTGTTGTACATACTCATCGTCTGCACCATCGCGGGCAGGCCCATCACGTGGTCAGCGTGCATGTGAGTGATTGCTACGACCTTTATGGCCATTATGCTCAAGGAGTGGTTTATCATGGTTATCTGCGTTCCTTCACCGCAGTCCATAAGGACGTTGAAGGCGTTCCTCCTGAAGAGGTAGGCTGGAAGTCTCCTCTTTGATGGCGCACCTCCTCCCGTCCCTAGGAAGAAGATCTCTATCAAGGCTTCTCCACCACGTATATCTTCCTGCTGAGGCTCTTGTGTAGGTAAATGAAGTGTATGGAGACTACTCTCAAACCAGCGCTTTTAATCTTGTCCCTCCACTCCAAGTTGGAACCAGTAGCGAAGACAAGTTTTCCCTTCTCCCTTAAAAGCTCAGCCGAGTTGAAGAAGAAGCCCTCGTATAACATGTCCAGGCTCTCTCCCTTGGCACTTGACGACCTACCGTAGGGTGGGTCTGTCACTATGGCCTCTGCCTCCCTGTAGGGCATTGCTGTGGCAGAGGACTGTAGTAACTCGCACTGATAGCTAAAGAACTCCAGGTTTTTCCTAGCTTTGTCCAGTGCCTTGAGGTCGACGTCGCTTCCCAAGCACTTGTACCCCATCCACGCCGACTCCAGCAAAATAGATCCAAGTCCCACGAAGGGATCGCAGATTGAGCTCTTTGGATTTGCCAAATTGACCAAAAGCCTCGATGTAAAGGGATCCATAGTCCCCGACTGGGAAAAGGGCTTTTTGGAATGGGCCAACATGCTCTTTGTATCCCTCTCCTCCTCCCTGATTCCCGCTATGATTACTCCGTCCGTGAAGATTAGGTCTAGGACGGCGCAGTTCCTCGAGGGCTTAATTGCCTTTAGCACTTCAGAGTACGCTTGCTGGAACTCATCCTTCCCTGAGCCCATTATTACGTTGGGCTTAACTGAAAAGCACTTACCCCTAACGGCGTCCACTATTTCCTTGAAGTCCTCAGATATGGCCAGTACCTCTCCCGTGTACTTTATCGTAGAGGACCTCCTAGCGACGTTCCTGCTTTCTCCGTCAAAAACGGCAACTCCCGTGAAAAAACTCGCGTCCCTCCTAATTATAGCTAGGAGCTCGGCCATTGAGACGAAGAGCTCGTCTGCGCTTAACACTGCGTACTTCATAGCCTCACTGCTATCAGCTCTGAGATGTCCACAACCTTGACGTCACCTTGCACGTTTACAGAATTAGTAGAAATAACGTCCTTGACCCCTGCCTTCTTAAGCCTATCCAAAGCGCTGTTTACCAAAAGCGCGTGGGCAGCTGCAGCTATGACTTTCCTGGCCCCTAACTTGTAGGATGCCTTGGAGGCCAACTCCATTGTTCCCCCTGTGCTTATTATGTCGTCTATGAGGACAACGTCCTTCCCCGACAAGTTCCCCTGAGGCAATTCCTTAATCCTTACCTCCCCAGTTGTCCTGTCCCTCTCCTTTTCCACATAAGAGAAAGGAGAGCCAAGTTCCTTAGCCAACCTCTCCGCCCTACTTAAAGCTCCCCTGTCAGGGGCAAGGACAAAGGGGTCATCCACCTCCTTCCTAATTTCCCTGGCTAGAGCTGGAATTGGGTCTACAAGCTTCACCTCTCCTTTGAAGTACTTCAGCGCGTCCTGGTGATGGGGCTCCACCACGACGAGGCTGTCGCACCCCACGTGGCTGAGTATTCCCAACACTGTCTTTACGCTCAAGGCCTCCCCGTCCTTGAACCTCCTATCCTGCCTCAAGTACGCCATGTAGGGGACTACCGCAGTGACTTTGCTCGCGCCCATGTCCTTAGCAGTCTCCGCCATCAGGAAGAGCTCTATGAGGTGTTTGTCTTGAGGGTAATAAGTGGACTGCACTATGACGACATCCTCGTTGCCCAAGGGCCTTGGATACCTTATGTAGGACTCTCCGTCTGGGAAAACCTTGCTCTCCGCCTTTATTAGGTCGGCTCTCAAGATCTTTGAGATAGCCTCGTCGATTCCGTTCGAGGCTGGCCCTCCTACTATAATCATAGGTATTGCTCTCAGAAGAAGTTTTTAAGATTAAAACCGCTCATTATACTTTATGTATTTTATCTTCTTCACTGGAACTGCAGGAGCCGGGAAGACCACTATCGTAAAGGAATTTCGCGATTACTTGGTTGACCAGGAAATGGACGTGGCTACAATTAACCTAGATCCAGCTGTAGAGAACTTGCCCTATGCCCCCGATTTCGACGTAAGGGATTACGTGGACGCCTTTGAGGTTATGCAGAGGTACCAGCTGGGGCCCAACACCTCTTTGATCGTGTCCATCGACCTAGTACTTTCAAAGGCTGGAGAGATAAAGAAGGAAATAGACGAGATAGAGGCCAACTACGTGTTGGTGGACACTCCGGGCCAAGTGGAGCTCTTTGCCTACAGGGACACGGGCAGGCTAATATCTTCGCTGATAGCTGGAGAAAACAGGGCTATCAACGTGTTCCTCATGGACTCCTTCCTCGCAAAGGAGGCTAGGAGTTTCGTCTCCTTACTTCTGTTGTCAAGTGCTATAAAGTTCAGGCTGAACCTACCACAAGTAAACGTCCTATCCAAGGTAGACTTGTTGAGCGAGAAGGAGCTCGAAAACGTCAAATCGTGGGGAGAAGGCGAGAAGATTGTAGACGACCTAGGGACGATAGACGAGTACTCCTTTGAACTCGTTAAGACGATAGTAGAGAACCTCGACAGCTCCCCGATCCCAGTGTCCTCCGTAACCAATTCTGGGTTTAACGAACTTTACGCGGAGATACAAAAGGTATTTGCTGGAGGGGAGGACTACCTAACGGAGGAAAACAACCCCAGGATTTGACCGTGGGGCTCCACGAAAGGGATAGGATAAACTAGAGCAAAAGCAAAGGACCTCAAACTTTATACGCCTTCCTAGGGAAATATAAAGACATGAAGTTCAAGGCCATCGATGCGTCTGCCTTGGCAAACATCTTCGCTACAGTCGGGGAGTTCATGAACGAGGCCAGCATAGTCTCCACAAAGGACGGTATAAGAATCTCTGGCATAGACCCGTCTAGGGTGGTCTTCCTGGACATCTTCCTACCTTCAGCTTACTTTGAGGACTACGAGTCAGAGGAGAAGGAGGTCTACGGCTTCAGCCTCAAGGAGGTAAACCAAGTACTCAAGAGGGTGAAGAAAAACGACTCCATTACGATCTACACCGAGCAAGAGAAGATAAACGTCGACATTTCAGACGGCTTCGAGAGGATATTCAAGTTGCCCATCCTAGGGTCTTCTGAACCCCAGAACCCCTCCATGAACCTGGAGTTCCCGTTCAAGGCGAAGCTTCTCACCGCTGTCTTCAGCGAAGTTATCTCTGACCTCTCCAACCTAGGTGATACCCTAATTATCTCCTCAAAGGAACAAAAGCTGTACTTAGAGGCACAAGGGGACTTAGGGAACTCTACGGTAGAGCTCTCCACAGACAACGGCGGACTTATAGAGTCCGAGGGAAGCGACGCTACCTCCACCTACGGGATGGAGTACGTCTATAACACCATCCCCATGAGGAAGCCCTCAGACACGGTGCAGTTGGCCTTTGGCTCTCAGTTGCCCCTCAAGCTACGCTACGAGTTGCCCCAAGGGGGCTACGGTGACTTCTACATTGCACCCAGGGTTGAATAACCTAGTGAAGGTGATTTTTAAGGAGTACTACGAGAGGGCTACCCTTGAACTTCCGTACGACATGGAGCTAAGAGAGTTCGCGTACCAACCCTTTGAGTCTGAGTCGTACGTGAGACACTTAAGCTTCTCCAACGAGGTAGAGCTCAAGGCCTACCTCGTGAAGAACGTTCCACTCCACCTCTATTACTCCTCAGCTAAGTACCAACTGCCCTCAGAAAAGGAAATGGAGGGGAAGGGATGGATGGGGGCAGACATGCAGTTTGACCTAGACGCAGACCACTTCTGTAACGTGAGGAAGTTCAACTTTTGCCCCACGTGTGGACAGGCGGTTGAGGGAGAGGTGTGCCCAAGGGACGGGACGCAGGCAATTGAGTACGTTGAAGTCACCAAGGAGTGCATTGAGAAGACAAAAGAAAAGGCCATTGACCTCGTGGAGATACTGGAGGACGACTTAGGCTTTAAGCCCAAGGTCTACTTCTCAGGGAACAGGGGTTTCCACGTCATAGTGGAGTGCTCCGGCGACTGCGCCCTCTTGAGCTCCAGCGATAGGAAGCAGATA
The Candidatus Aramenus sp. CH1 DNA segment above includes these coding regions:
- a CDS encoding DNA polymerase sliding clamp gives rise to the protein MKFKAIDASALANIFATVGEFMNEASIVSTKDGIRISGIDPSRVVFLDIFLPSAYFEDYESEEKEVYGFSLKEVNQVLKRVKKNDSITIYTEQEKINVDISDGFERIFKLPILGSSEPQNPSMNLEFPFKAKLLTAVFSEVISDLSNLGDTLIISSKEQKLYLEAQGDLGNSTVELSTDNGGLIESEGSDATSTYGMEYVYNTIPMRKPSDTVQLAFGSQLPLKLRYELPQGGYGDFYIAPRVE
- the priS gene encoding DNA primase small subunit PriS, with the protein product MTSTLHPGLNNLVKVIFKEYYERATLELPYDMELREFAYQPFESESYVRHLSFSNEVELKAYLVKNVPLHLYYSSAKYQLPSEKEMEGKGWMGADMQFDLDADHFCNVRKFNFCPTCGQAVEGEVCPRDGTQAIEYVEVTKECIEKTKEKAIDLVEILEDDLGFKPKVYFSGNRGFHVIVECSGDCALLSSSDRKQIAEYVMGVNVPKYRGEPGDPGWVGRQARGKSGVEIDEQVTTDVKRLVRIPGSIHGKSGLLVRRVELERFEFSKEVLSPLKGTGILLPFVSGEFELIGEKVKLRERTPIRLDIALALYASLKGLGELKVYEKG
- a CDS encoding ribose-phosphate pyrophosphokinase: MIIVGGPASNGIDEAISKILRADLIKAESKVFPDGESYIRYPRPLGNEDVVIVQSTYYPQDKHLIELFLMAETAKDMGASKVTAVVPYMAYLRQDRRFKDGEALSVKTVLGILSHVGCDSLVVVEPHHQDALKYFKGEVKLVDPIPALAREIRKEVDDPFVLAPDRGALSRAERLAKELGSPFSYVEKERDRTTGEVRIKELPQGNLSGKDVVLIDDIISTGGTMELASKASYKLGARKVIAAAAHALLVNSALDRLKKAGVKDVISTNSVNVQGDVKVVDISELIAVRL
- a CDS encoding methyltransferase; its protein translation is MKYAVLSADELFVSMAELLAIIRRDASFFTGVAVFDGESRNVARRSSTIKYTGEVLAISEDFKEIVDAVRGKCFSVKPNVIMGSGKDEFQQAYSEVLKAIKPSRNCAVLDLIFTDGVIIAGIREEERDTKSMLAHSKKPFSQSGTMDPFTSRLLVNLANPKSSICDPFVGLGSILLESAWMGYKCLGSDVDLKALDKARKNLEFFSYQCELLQSSATAMPYREAEAIVTDPPYGRSSSAKGESLDMLYEGFFFNSAELLREKGKLVFATGSNLEWRDKIKSAGLRVVSIHFIYLHKSLSRKIYVVEKP
- a CDS encoding ATP/GTP-binding protein, translating into MYFIFFTGTAGAGKTTIVKEFRDYLVDQEMDVATINLDPAVENLPYAPDFDVRDYVDAFEVMQRYQLGPNTSLIVSIDLVLSKAGEIKKEIDEIEANYVLVDTPGQVELFAYRDTGRLISSLIAGENRAINVFLMDSFLAKEARSFVSLLLLSSAIKFRLNLPQVNVLSKVDLLSEKELENVKSWGEGEKIVDDLGTIDEYSFELVKTIVENLDSSPIPVSSVTNSGFNELYAEIQKVFAGGEDYLTEENNPRI